The following coding sequences lie in one Capsicum annuum cultivar UCD-10X-F1 chromosome 5, UCD10Xv1.1, whole genome shotgun sequence genomic window:
- the LOC124898606 gene encoding uncharacterized protein LOC124898606 produces MDKAYRKDDFDFFNQVGKINQRIKSYLENAGFEMWAHVYAPVNRGRTMTSNIAECINGKLKLARELPIIEFLEQARKLFGKWNCKNRERASYTNTSLGSRFEGILQLNTSESSRLKVSDSSTYVYSVYDDGSKYIVCLDRRTCSCGRFQLDEITCEHAIAVLKRKRVVDMKSYCSEFYYPKH; encoded by the exons ATGGACAAGGCATACCGtaaagatgattttgatttttttaatcaagTTGGGAAGATTAATCAGAGGATAAAGTCTTATCTTGAGAATGCAGGATTTGAAATGTGGGCACACGTGTATGCACCTGTTAACAGAGGTAGGACGATGACTTCAAATATAGCAGAGTGTATAAATGGTAAACTGAAGTTAGCACGTGAGTTGCCGATAATCGAATTTCTAGAGCAGGCTAGAAAATTATTTGGAAAGTGGAACTGCAAGAATAGAGAAAGAGCATCTTATACAAACACGTCACTTGGTAGTAGATTCGAAGGAATTCTTCAGCTAAATACTTCAGAATCTTCAAGGCTTAAG GTTAGTGATTCATCAACATATGTGTATTCGGTTTACGATGACGGAAGTAAGTACATTGTATGTCTTGATAGAAGGACTTGCAGTTGTGGGAGATTCCAATTGGACGAGATAACTTGTGAACACGCGATTGCAGTTCTAAAAAGAAAGCGTGTAGTTGATATGAAGTCTTATTGCTCTGAGTTTTACTATCCTAAACATTAA
- the LOC124898986 gene encoding uncharacterized protein LOC124898986: MYHLWKKYKNKNFPINRYTIADCFFKVYIDKAYVNYYKADVGKDFATQDASAKTDEVADMEMSLINTIKGFSPRAGHPCHLVNEFFIPINCVSAFHWLLTVIDLKDQCIHVYDSMTSSRKRTKTRVIEKLAVMILTYLQYSDFFKQKVPPNWTTLASYKGKIKRDPFQVEYVSEIAQKDLGSLDCGVFVVFYVEYLCKGLGIPSLGIDS, from the exons ATGTACCACTTGTGGAAGAAGTATAAGAACAAGAATTTTCCAATCAACAGATACACTATAGCAGATTGCTTTTTCAAAGTGTACATCGATAAGGCATATGTAAATTACTATAAAGCTGACGTTGGTAAGGATTTTGCAACTCAAGATGCGTCTGCAAAGACTGATGAGGTTGCTGATATGGAGATGTCATTGATTAACACCATCAAGGGGTTTAGTCCACGCGCAGGCCATCCTTGTCATCTGGTTAATGAGTTCTTTATACCCATTAACTGTGTTAGTGCCTTTCACTGGCTATTGACAGTCATTGATTTAAAGGATCAATGCATTCATGTGTACGATTCAATGACCTCTTCAcgaaaaagaacaaaaacaagaGTGATTGAGAAGTTGGCTGTAATGATTCTGACTTACCTTCAGTATAGTGATTTTTTTAAGCAAAAGGTACCACCTAACTGGACTACATTGGCATCCTACAAAGGAAAGATCAAACGTGATCCATTTCAAGTGGAATACGTATCCGAGATAGCACAAAAAGATTTAGGAAGTTT GGATTGTGGTGTATTTGTAGTTTTCTATGTTGAGTATCTATGCAAGGGATTAGGCATTCCATCTTTGGGTATTGATTCTTAA